In a single window of the Platichthys flesus chromosome 5, fPlaFle2.1, whole genome shotgun sequence genome:
- the ndufb6 gene encoding NADH dehydrogenase [ubiquinone] 1 beta subcomplex subunit 6, whose protein sequence is MSGYTPDEKLRVEQLAKLRRQWLKDQELSPREPVVKAKPSGVVAKFWAGFLEPKSLWRLYTYKAYTGGVFTLTRLLIPAWLVHYYVKYHVAPKPYGIVELKPRLFPGDTILETGEVVPDLPETHGHH, encoded by the exons ATGTCTGGGTACACGCCGGACGAGAAGCTCCGTGTGGAGCAGCTGGCGAAGCTCCGCAGACAGTGGCTGAAGGACCAGGAGCTCAGCCCCAGGGAACCCGTGGTTAAGGCCAAACCTTCCGGCGTCGTCGCCAAGTTCTGGGCTGGCTTCCTGGAGCCCAAGAGCCTGTGGAGGCTTTAT ACCTACAAAGCATATACAGGAGGAGTTTTCACGTTAACCCGGCTGTTGATACCTGCTTGGCTTGTTCACTACTACGTCAAATACCATGTTGCT CCCAAGCCATATGGTATTGTGGAACTGAAACCCAGGCTGTTCCCA GGTGACACCATTCTGGAGACAGGAGAAGTGGTTCCAGATCTCCCCGAGACCCACGGCCATCACTGA